A stretch of Kaistella flava (ex Peng et al. 2021) DNA encodes these proteins:
- a CDS encoding dienelactone hydrolase family protein produces the protein MKTLKISAVIVSLLCTFSCQEKKNEVRDGLNSVKTTSGKLTTEEVSYDIDGKNYKSFVAYKGDASEVKPVVMVLPEWWGVTDYTKNRAKDLAELGYFAMVVDYYGDGKTVDNPEEAAKLSGEFYKIPIDAKLKFDKAKAQLLKFPNANYDKIAVIGYCFGGAQALNMARLEDELKGVVSFHGNLMTGIKPKNNDVKILVCNGAADTYVPAEEIAAFKKQMDSAKIDYKFVDYPNALHSFTNPASTAIGEKFKMKVAYNKEADVKSWNDMKAFLIEIFK, from the coding sequence ATGAAAACACTCAAGATATCTGCTGTAATCGTTTCCTTACTTTGTACTTTTTCTTGTCAGGAGAAAAAAAACGAGGTAAGAGATGGTTTGAATTCTGTAAAAACCACTTCAGGGAAATTGACCACGGAAGAAGTATCTTATGATATTGATGGCAAAAATTACAAATCATTTGTCGCTTATAAAGGCGACGCTAGCGAAGTGAAACCTGTAGTTATGGTTCTGCCAGAATGGTGGGGCGTTACGGATTATACAAAAAACAGAGCGAAAGACTTGGCTGAATTAGGTTACTTTGCAATGGTGGTTGATTATTATGGTGATGGAAAAACCGTTGATAATCCTGAAGAAGCCGCGAAATTATCAGGAGAGTTTTATAAAATCCCAATCGATGCGAAATTGAAATTTGACAAAGCAAAAGCACAACTGCTGAAATTCCCTAACGCTAATTATGATAAAATTGCCGTAATCGGATATTGCTTTGGTGGAGCACAAGCGCTAAATATGGCGAGGCTGGAAGATGAATTAAAAGGAGTCGTTTCGTTCCATGGAAATTTAATGACAGGAATAAAGCCGAAAAATAATGACGTTAAAATTTTAGTTTGCAATGGCGCTGCTGATACTTATGTTCCGGCTGAAGAAATAGCTGCTTTCAAAAAGCAAATGGATTCTGCGAAAATTGATTATAAATTCGTCGATTATCCAAATGCACTTCATTCATTTACCAATCCTGCCTCGACCGCAATTGGTGAAAAATTCAAAATGAAGGTTGCTTACAATAAAGAAGCCGATGTAAAATCCTGGAATGACATGAAAGCTTTTCTCATCGAAATTTTCAAATAA
- the lipA gene encoding lipoyl synthase, giving the protein MNEILTDTITQKPKWIRVKLPTGKNYRELRTLVDKYKLNTICQSGSCPNMGECWGEGTATFMILGNICTRSCGFCGVKTGKPLDVNWDEPEKVARSIKLMKIKHAVLTSVDRDDLKDMGSILWAETVNAVRRISPGTTMETLIPDFQGITKHIDRLIEVSPEVISHNMETVKRLTREVRIQAKYEKSLEVLRYLKEAGQNRTKTGLMLGLGEENAEVFQTIEDIRNANVDVITIGQYLQPTKKHLPVKKFVTPEEFNEFGDFARSLGFRHVESSPLVRSSYHAEKHIH; this is encoded by the coding sequence ATGAACGAAATACTGACCGATACAATTACTCAAAAACCAAAATGGATTCGCGTAAAACTTCCAACCGGAAAAAATTATCGTGAACTTCGAACTTTGGTTGATAAATATAAACTGAACACCATTTGCCAAAGTGGAAGTTGTCCAAATATGGGCGAATGCTGGGGCGAAGGAACTGCAACCTTTATGATTCTGGGAAATATCTGTACCCGAAGTTGTGGATTTTGCGGTGTGAAAACTGGGAAGCCTTTAGATGTCAATTGGGATGAACCGGAAAAAGTAGCGCGTTCGATCAAATTAATGAAAATCAAACATGCGGTTTTAACTTCTGTAGATCGTGATGATTTAAAAGATATGGGCTCTATTCTTTGGGCAGAAACTGTAAATGCGGTTCGTCGTATTTCTCCCGGAACTACTATGGAAACTTTGATTCCAGATTTTCAGGGAATTACAAAACATATCGATCGTTTAATTGAAGTGTCTCCGGAAGTGATTTCTCACAATATGGAAACCGTTAAAAGATTAACCAGAGAAGTTAGAATTCAAGCGAAATATGAAAAAAGCTTGGAAGTTTTACGATACCTGAAAGAAGCCGGACAGAATAGGACGAAAACTGGTTTAATGCTTGGTTTGGGTGAAGAAAACGCTGAGGTTTTTCAAACGATTGAAGATATCAGAAATGCGAATGTTGATGTAATTACCATTGGACAATACCTACAACCGACCAAGAAACATTTACCCGTGAAAAAATTTGTTACTCCAGAAGAGTTTAATGAATTCGGAGATTTTGCGAGAAGCTTAGGATTTCGTCATGTAGAAAGTTCGCCTTTGGTGAGAAGTTCTTATCATGCCGAAAAACATATTCATTAA
- a CDS encoding RNA polymerase sigma factor, producing MKNTDLLSLIAFAKNKNQKAQTQLINLFWVDVFSFVMKKVQDEYVADELTVSVFSKVLAKLDLFDPNFQFKTWILTIAQNSIIDYWRKKSRENEDSTDNFDGFKNHLALSPEELLISEEDQKQILAIIESLDSNYKDIIQLRFFEEKSIKEIAEEQNITVANTKVRIMRAKKLLAELLKHNEFED from the coding sequence ATGAAAAATACAGACCTTTTATCACTTATTGCTTTTGCCAAAAATAAAAATCAAAAGGCACAAACCCAGCTCATTAATCTGTTTTGGGTTGATGTGTTCAGTTTTGTAATGAAAAAAGTACAGGACGAATATGTTGCTGATGAACTCACGGTTTCTGTGTTTTCTAAAGTATTGGCAAAGTTAGATTTGTTTGATCCCAATTTTCAGTTTAAAACTTGGATTCTCACGATTGCTCAAAACTCCATTATCGATTATTGGCGAAAGAAATCTCGGGAAAATGAGGATTCTACTGATAACTTTGATGGTTTTAAAAATCATTTAGCACTTTCTCCAGAGGAACTTCTGATTTCAGAAGAAGACCAAAAACAAATTTTAGCAATCATCGAAAGTTTAGATTCCAATTATAAAGACATTATTCAGCTTCGGTTTTTTGAAGAGAAAAGTATTAAAGAAATTGCCGAAGAACAGAATATAACAGTAGCCAATACCAAAGTCAGGATTATGCGCGCTAAAAAATTATTAGCTGAATTACTAAAACATAATGAGTTTGAAGACTAA
- a CDS encoding cytochrome C: MTKDRSSVFLFIDEDVKPLAELQTPIVFDFDTSKLTDGDHVLKIVSKSPTGREGIRKINFTVKNGPSISVEGLQDDDIVDGILPLMINAYDKGNQKSFVIEGSETPQTVPVWMWIIIILIAGWGAYYGITYFSGFPY; encoded by the coding sequence ATGACTAAAGATAGAAGTTCCGTTTTCCTCTTTATTGATGAAGATGTTAAACCACTGGCAGAATTACAGACTCCGATTGTATTTGATTTTGATACGTCAAAATTAACCGATGGAGATCATGTTTTGAAAATAGTGAGCAAGTCGCCAACTGGAAGAGAAGGAATTCGGAAAATAAATTTCACTGTTAAAAATGGACCCTCAATAAGTGTGGAAGGTCTTCAGGATGATGATATCGTAGATGGCATCCTTCCTTTAATGATCAATGCTTACGACAAAGGCAATCAAAAAAGTTTCGTCATCGAAGGAAGTGAAACTCCTCAGACTGTTCCCGTTTGGATGTGGATTATTATCATTTTAATTGCGGGCTGGGGTGCTTATTATGGAATAACTTATTTCAGTGGTTTTCCGTATTAG
- a CDS encoding cytochrome c: MEFLNNHKTLFWSALILFLFLTLQIAILPAITMQQIYKPLPDAKPFTKDELAGKAIYVENGCIACHTQQVREVEMDKVFGSRPSIPADYARNHRMDVWRNTANLLGSERTGPDLTAIGERQPSVDWQLLHLYQPRAVVKESIMPSYAFLFEEKDYLEKGDTEVKVPAEFLKDKFKKVVATKKALQLVAYLLSLKQTKLPQGVKPVDFLYKTEVKKTAAGGAGAAELPDGGELFTANCASCHQETGEGLPGAFPPLKGSPIVGGDDIDVYATIIMTGYTGRPGYGPMPSVGKNANFTPEMVTAIMNHERSSWGNNAKPVTLEQVKAAMAKIK, translated from the coding sequence ATGGAATTTTTAAATAATCATAAAACTTTGTTTTGGTCAGCCTTGATCTTATTTCTGTTCCTTACGTTACAGATTGCGATTTTGCCTGCAATTACCATGCAACAAATTTATAAGCCACTTCCTGATGCAAAACCTTTCACCAAAGATGAGCTTGCAGGAAAAGCAATCTATGTAGAAAATGGTTGTATCGCCTGTCACACGCAACAAGTTCGTGAAGTTGAAATGGATAAAGTGTTCGGAAGCAGACCAAGCATTCCAGCAGATTATGCCCGAAACCACCGAATGGATGTTTGGAGAAATACCGCCAATTTATTAGGATCAGAAAGAACTGGTCCAGATTTAACCGCAATTGGTGAAAGACAACCGAGTGTTGATTGGCAATTATTACATTTATATCAGCCGAGAGCAGTTGTTAAAGAATCAATTATGCCTTCTTATGCTTTCCTTTTTGAAGAAAAAGATTATTTAGAAAAAGGAGATACTGAGGTTAAAGTTCCGGCAGAATTTCTTAAAGATAAATTTAAAAAAGTAGTTGCGACGAAGAAAGCGCTTCAACTCGTTGCTTACTTACTAAGTTTGAAACAAACGAAATTACCACAAGGAGTTAAACCGGTAGATTTCCTTTATAAAACTGAAGTAAAGAAAACAGCAGCAGGTGGGGCAGGAGCAGCTGAGTTACCAGATGGAGGAGAATTATTTACCGCAAATTGCGCAAGCTGTCATCAGGAAACAGGAGAAGGATTGCCAGGAGCTTTCCCACCATTGAAAGGAAGCCCGATTGTAGGTGGTGATGATATTGATGTATATGCGACTATAATTATGACTGGTTATACTGGAAGACCAGGATATGGACCAATGCCGTCCGTTGGTAAAAACGCGAACTTTACGCCAGAAATGGTTACCGCAATTATGAATCATGAAAGATCTTCTTGGGGGAATAATGCCAAGCCGGTGACTTTAGAACAGGTAAAAGCAGCGATGGCAAAGATTAAGTAA
- a CDS encoding cbb3-type cytochrome c oxidase subunit I gives MNNSIFGESGIQITVLLILIPVLVGLLIAVVKTYGTYKDLRNRHKLYEFNKKVESLSPEEVEFYKKRKTEEAYQIPHNELSGKIPPSDEKGIIHNINAIEELRVIPHKKSFVPQKYISPGLAKLILYFIGCAIFWLLFGTSVGEYLGIKFVAPDADHISWLSFGRLRPVHTNMVFWGWASFAMVGLSYYVIPRVSNVEIHNLKIGWYTLILMNVAVLSGTVCLMAGMNNAGGEYREYIWPVMGLFAAGIILSLYNFLMTVAKRTTREIYVSNWYIIAAMMYVVVILVVAYVPLWQDGLAETIVQGYYMHQGVGMWFMFLTLGLMYYFLPQQLNKPIYSYSLGILAFWTQIIFYTLIGSHHFIFSAIPWWMQTVAIVASVGMVIPVVAGTANFLLTFNGAWYQIKNSYTLPFYIIGIIFYFTGSMQGTVEAFRYTNLIWHFTDFTVAHSHLTMYGIITFMLWGFIYTLVPRITGKEPPKIWVGIHFWLALIGLMFYTVSLMIGSTEKGLLWMENKPFIQGVILMAPYWLWRAIGGTMMWISHFVFAYNFYKMVNKKQDVIIPSTPAEILEAKRQLKNTEHIPTK, from the coding sequence ATGAATAATTCAATTTTTGGGGAATCGGGAATTCAGATTACGGTATTGCTTATTTTAATACCGGTACTCGTTGGTTTACTGATCGCCGTCGTCAAGACTTATGGTACGTACAAAGACCTGCGTAACCGGCATAAACTCTATGAATTCAACAAAAAAGTAGAAAGTCTTTCTCCGGAAGAAGTCGAGTTTTACAAAAAAAGAAAAACGGAGGAAGCGTATCAAATTCCACACAATGAACTCTCTGGTAAAATCCCACCTTCAGACGAAAAAGGGATTATTCATAATATCAACGCTATTGAAGAATTGCGGGTTATTCCTCATAAAAAAAGTTTTGTTCCACAAAAATATATTTCGCCAGGATTAGCAAAATTGATTCTTTATTTTATTGGCTGTGCCATTTTCTGGTTACTCTTTGGTACTTCAGTGGGCGAATATTTGGGAATTAAGTTTGTTGCACCTGATGCAGATCACATTAGTTGGTTGAGTTTTGGGCGACTTCGTCCGGTTCATACTAATATGGTTTTCTGGGGATGGGCGTCCTTTGCAATGGTTGGGCTTTCTTATTATGTAATTCCACGGGTAAGTAATGTAGAGATTCATAACCTTAAAATCGGTTGGTATACTTTAATTTTAATGAATGTTGCGGTATTGTCAGGAACGGTTTGTTTAATGGCCGGAATGAATAATGCAGGTGGAGAATACCGTGAATATATTTGGCCGGTGATGGGGCTTTTTGCAGCAGGAATTATTCTTTCACTTTATAATTTTTTAATGACGGTTGCAAAGCGGACCACCAGAGAAATCTACGTTTCAAACTGGTATATTATTGCTGCGATGATGTATGTAGTGGTGATCTTGGTTGTTGCTTATGTTCCTTTGTGGCAAGATGGTTTGGCAGAAACAATTGTGCAAGGATATTATATGCATCAAGGTGTAGGAATGTGGTTCATGTTTTTGACTTTAGGTTTGATGTATTATTTTCTTCCTCAACAACTTAATAAACCGATCTATTCTTACAGCTTAGGAATCTTAGCATTTTGGACACAAATTATATTTTACACTTTAATCGGAAGTCATCACTTTATATTTAGTGCCATTCCTTGGTGGATGCAAACGGTTGCTATTGTAGCTAGTGTTGGTATGGTGATTCCAGTTGTAGCTGGGACGGCTAACTTTTTACTCACTTTTAATGGGGCTTGGTATCAGATTAAAAATTCTTATACCCTTCCATTTTATATCATTGGTATAATTTTCTACTTTACTGGCTCGATGCAGGGAACGGTAGAAGCATTTCGATATACGAATTTGATTTGGCACTTTACCGATTTCACGGTCGCTCACTCGCATTTAACGATGTATGGAATTATCACTTTTATGCTTTGGGGCTTTATCTACACTTTAGTTCCAAGGATTACCGGAAAAGAACCACCAAAAATTTGGGTAGGAATTCATTTTTGGTTGGCCTTAATTGGATTGATGTTTTATACCGTGTCATTAATGATTGGATCTACAGAAAAAGGATTGCTTTGGATGGAAAATAAGCCATTTATTCAAGGCGTAATTCTAATGGCTCCGTATTGGTTATGGCGTGCGATTGGTGGAACAATGATGTGGATTTCACACTTTGTTTTTGCTTATAATTTCTATAAAATGGTCAATAAAAAACAAGATGTGATCATTCCATCAACGCCCGCAGAAATTTTGGAAGCGAAAAGACAGCTCAAAAATACAGAACACATCCCAACAAAATAA
- a CDS encoding RrF2 family transcriptional regulator, with protein MFSKSCEYGIRAAIYIAKHSIKNHKVSLKEVAKHTDSPPAFMAKILQKLTKTEVLSSLKGPTGGFFIAVADLEKVSLLTIVLAIDGDGIFENCTLGLRRCDGQKPCPMHVNFIKIREEMRYTLGSTSLKSLAEEVSDGVTFLKR; from the coding sequence ATGTTTTCTAAATCATGTGAATATGGGATCCGGGCAGCCATTTATATTGCCAAACATTCCATAAAAAATCATAAAGTAAGCTTAAAAGAAGTAGCAAAACATACCGATTCTCCGCCTGCGTTTATGGCGAAGATTTTACAGAAATTAACTAAAACCGAAGTTTTGTCTTCCCTTAAAGGTCCCACTGGAGGTTTTTTTATAGCAGTTGCTGATTTAGAAAAAGTATCACTCTTGACAATTGTTTTAGCAATCGATGGTGATGGAATTTTTGAAAATTGTACTCTGGGTCTTAGAAGATGTGATGGGCAAAAGCCCTGTCCAATGCATGTCAATTTTATAAAAATTCGAGAAGAAATGAGATACACCTTAGGTAGTACTTCTTTAAAGTCCTTGGCTGAAGAAGTCTCTGATGGGGTGACGTTTTTGAAACGATAG
- a CDS encoding DUF72 domain-containing protein — MKFGQVEDPSQIDFTLPKDHPRTKEILKETQSKDFNISIGCAKWNKTDLKGFYPKGAKDELTYYSTQFNSIELNATFYSMPSPDQILTWKDKTPADFKFFPKIPNTVSHYRRLLNITDVVTQFATSVLNFDDKLGMVFLQLHDNFKPKDYERLEKFIQDWPKEVPLAIELRNSEWFADEEIFNKTMDLFEKHHITNIIVDTAGRRDMLHMRLTTPTAFIRYVGANADSDYTRLDEWVERLKVWKKEGLKNLYFFVHQNIEKASPLLSAHFIEEINKEFKKDIHIPVMA; from the coding sequence ATGAAATTCGGACAAGTAGAAGACCCGTCGCAAATCGATTTTACGCTTCCTAAAGATCATCCAAGAACCAAAGAAATTTTAAAGGAAACTCAATCCAAAGATTTCAATATTTCAATTGGGTGTGCAAAATGGAACAAAACCGATTTGAAAGGATTTTATCCAAAAGGGGCGAAAGATGAATTGACATATTATTCTACTCAGTTTAATTCAATTGAGTTGAATGCTACATTTTACAGTATGCCATCTCCAGATCAGATCCTGACTTGGAAAGATAAAACTCCAGCTGATTTTAAATTCTTCCCGAAGATTCCAAATACGGTTTCGCATTATAGAAGATTGCTAAATATTACCGACGTCGTAACGCAATTTGCAACTTCGGTTTTAAACTTTGATGATAAATTAGGAATGGTATTTCTGCAACTTCACGATAATTTTAAACCGAAAGATTACGAGCGTTTAGAAAAATTTATTCAGGATTGGCCAAAAGAAGTTCCGCTTGCTATAGAATTAAGAAATAGCGAATGGTTTGCAGATGAAGAAATTTTCAACAAAACAATGGATCTTTTTGAAAAGCATCATATTACCAATATTATCGTAGATACTGCCGGCAGGAGAGATATGTTGCACATGCGACTTACCACGCCAACTGCATTTATACGCTACGTTGGAGCGAATGCGGACAGTGATTATACCAGACTTGATGAGTGGGTAGAACGCCTCAAAGTCTGGAAAAAAGAAGGTTTGAAAAATCTGTATTTCTTTGTGCATCAGAATATTGAAAAAGCATCTCCGCTTTTATCTGCTCATTTTATAGAGGAAATTAATAAAGAATTCAAAAAGGATATTCATATTCCGGTGATGGCCTAA
- a CDS encoding ribonucleoside-diphosphate reductase subunit alpha, whose translation MEEQAKIWWLNEESEQMLNRGYLLKGETVDGAITRITTAAAKRLYKPELQPAFEEMIRKGWISFSSPVWANMGTERGLPISCFNVHVPDNIEGITHKLGEVIMQTKIGGGTSGYFGELRNRGTAVTDNGKSSGAVSFMKLYDTAMDVVSQGGVRRGAFAAYLDVDHGDIEEFLSIKDIGSPIQNLFTGICVPDYWMQDMIDGDMDKRKIWARVLESRAQKGLPYIFFTDNVNRNKPQVYKDLGMTVNASNLCSEIMLPSSEAESFICCLSSMNLELYDEWKDTDAVKLAIYFLDAVLTEFIEKTEGNYYLNGARTFALRHRALGLGVLGYHSYLQKNMIPFESFEATQFNAKAFRQIKEQSVIASQELANIYGEPELLKGYGMRNTTTMAIAPTTSSSAILGQTSPGIEPFASNYYKAGLAKGNFMRKNKYLAKLLQEKGIDNEDTWRTIMLNHGSVQNIPELSDEEKAVFKTFREISPMEIISQAAQRQQYIDQAQSLNLQIPATMPVKDVNYLYIEAWKKGVKSLYYQRSSSVSKELMVNFVTCSSCEA comes from the coding sequence ATGGAAGAACAAGCAAAAATATGGTGGCTGAACGAAGAGTCGGAGCAAATGTTAAACCGCGGTTATTTATTGAAAGGGGAAACCGTAGATGGTGCAATTACCAGAATCACAACAGCAGCGGCGAAAAGATTATATAAACCAGAACTGCAACCTGCCTTTGAAGAGATGATTAGAAAAGGTTGGATCAGTTTTTCATCGCCAGTTTGGGCGAATATGGGAACGGAAAGAGGGTTGCCGATTTCTTGTTTCAATGTTCATGTGCCGGATAATATTGAAGGAATTACGCACAAATTAGGGGAAGTGATTATGCAAACCAAAATTGGTGGCGGAACTTCTGGCTATTTTGGTGAGTTAAGAAATCGTGGAACAGCGGTTACGGATAACGGAAAATCTTCGGGTGCAGTTTCTTTCATGAAATTGTATGATACTGCAATGGATGTGGTTTCGCAAGGTGGCGTTCGTAGAGGTGCTTTTGCGGCTTATTTGGATGTTGACCACGGAGATATTGAAGAGTTTTTATCAATTAAAGATATTGGAAGTCCGATTCAGAATTTGTTTACAGGAATCTGCGTGCCGGATTATTGGATGCAGGACATGATCGATGGTGATATGGACAAACGTAAAATCTGGGCGAGAGTTTTAGAAAGTCGTGCGCAGAAAGGTTTGCCTTATATTTTCTTTACGGATAACGTGAACAGAAATAAACCGCAAGTTTATAAAGATTTAGGGATGACGGTGAATGCAAGTAATTTGTGTTCGGAAATCATGTTGCCGTCGAGCGAAGCGGAATCATTTATCTGCTGTCTTTCTTCTATGAACTTAGAATTATATGATGAGTGGAAAGATACGGATGCCGTGAAATTAGCGATTTATTTCCTGGATGCAGTTTTAACAGAATTTATTGAGAAAACAGAAGGTAATTATTATTTAAATGGTGCGCGAACTTTTGCTTTGCGTCACAGAGCGCTTGGTTTGGGAGTTCTTGGGTATCATTCTTATCTTCAGAAAAATATGATTCCGTTTGAAAGTTTTGAGGCGACTCAGTTTAATGCAAAAGCGTTCAGACAAATTAAAGAGCAATCAGTTATTGCTTCTCAGGAATTGGCGAATATTTACGGTGAACCAGAATTATTGAAAGGGTACGGAATGCGAAATACCACCACAATGGCGATTGCACCTACAACTTCAAGTTCTGCGATTCTTGGACAAACTTCTCCGGGAATTGAGCCGTTTGCTTCGAATTATTATAAAGCAGGTTTGGCGAAAGGAAACTTTATGCGTAAAAATAAATACCTCGCAAAATTACTTCAGGAAAAAGGAATCGACAACGAAGATACGTGGAGAACAATTATGTTGAATCACGGTTCTGTTCAAAATATTCCGGAATTGAGTGATGAAGAAAAAGCGGTATTTAAAACGTTTAGAGAGATTTCTCCAATGGAGATTATTTCTCAGGCTGCACAAAGACAACAATATATTGATCAGGCGCAATCATTGAACTTGCAGATTCCAGCGACCATGCCGGTAAAAGATGTAAATTATCTTTATATCGAAGCTTGGAAAAAAGGAGTAAAATCTTTGTATTATCAAAGAAGTTCTTCAGTTTCTAAGGAATTGATGGTGAACTTTGTGACGTGTTCGAGTTGTGAAGCGTAA
- a CDS encoding ribonucleotide-diphosphate reductase subunit beta: MGIFDKRIGYKPFEYPEILQFVEAINKSFWVHSEVDFTADVQDFHSQLEPHEKNAIKNALLAIAQIEVSVKTFWGNLYNHMPKPELNGLGATFAECEFRHSEAYSRLLEVLGYNDAFNQVIEIPAIKKRIDFLSNVLKHANSTTPKEYVSSLLLFSILIENVSLFSQFAIILSFTRFKGYMKNVSNIIAWTSVDEQIHANAGIYLINKIRQEQADLLTDSDIEDIYTLVDHSINVEEEILDWIFEMGEIDNVSKENLLNFMKFRVDDSLKKINMKTRYNISPEDYRPMVWFEEEVFANSMDDFFAKRPVDYTKHDKSITENDLF; this comes from the coding sequence ATGGGAATTTTTGACAAAAGAATTGGATACAAGCCATTTGAGTATCCCGAAATCTTACAGTTTGTGGAAGCGATTAACAAATCATTTTGGGTACATTCTGAAGTTGATTTTACGGCGGATGTTCAGGATTTTCACTCTCAGTTAGAACCTCATGAAAAGAACGCGATTAAGAACGCTCTTTTGGCGATTGCACAAATCGAAGTTTCTGTAAAAACATTCTGGGGGAATCTTTATAATCACATGCCAAAACCTGAACTCAACGGATTGGGCGCTACTTTTGCAGAATGCGAATTCCGTCATTCCGAAGCGTATTCACGTTTGTTGGAGGTTTTAGGTTACAACGATGCTTTTAACCAAGTCATTGAGATTCCTGCCATTAAAAAGAGAATTGATTTTCTTTCTAATGTTTTAAAACACGCGAATTCTACCACGCCAAAAGAATATGTTTCTTCTCTTTTGTTATTCAGTATTTTAATTGAAAACGTTTCTTTGTTCTCTCAGTTTGCGATTATTTTATCGTTCACAAGATTCAAAGGTTACATGAAAAACGTATCCAATATCATCGCCTGGACTTCCGTTGATGAGCAGATTCATGCCAACGCTGGAATTTATTTGATCAACAAAATCCGTCAGGAACAAGCAGATTTGTTAACCGATTCAGACATCGAAGATATTTACACTTTGGTTGATCATTCAATCAATGTAGAAGAAGAAATTCTGGACTGGATTTTCGAAATGGGTGAAATCGATAACGTCAGCAAAGAGAATTTATTGAACTTCATGAAATTCCGCGTGGATGACAGTTTGAAGAAAATCAATATGAAAACCCGTTACAATATTTCGCCGGAAGATTACCGTCCAATGGTTTGGTTTGAAGAAGAAGTTTTCGCCAATTCAATGGATGATTTCTTCGCCAAAAGACCGGTTGATTATACCAAACACGATAAGAGTATTACGGAGAACGATTTGTTTTAA
- a CDS encoding ABC transporter ATP-binding protein, which produces MLVIKDLNKSYDTGKSKLHVLKGINLSIDEGEFVSIMGSSGSGKSTLLNIIGILDEKDSGIYELDGIPIEHLSEIRAAEYRSKFLGFIFQSFNLIGYKTALENVALPLYYQNIPRKERNHRAMEYLEKVGLADWATHLPNEMSGGQKQRVAIARALITDPKVILADEPTGALDSKTTYDIMKLLQEINREGKTIIVVTHEPDVAAETKRNVILKDGVIESDEFITQRVLQ; this is translated from the coding sequence ATGTTAGTAATTAAGGATCTCAATAAATCGTATGACACCGGAAAGAGCAAACTCCACGTTCTGAAAGGAATTAATCTTTCGATTGATGAAGGCGAATTTGTTTCCATTATGGGAAGTTCTGGTTCTGGGAAATCGACTTTATTGAATATCATTGGGATCTTAGATGAGAAAGATTCTGGGATTTATGAACTCGATGGAATTCCTATTGAACATCTTTCAGAAATAAGAGCCGCTGAATACCGAAGTAAATTTTTAGGATTTATCTTTCAGTCATTTAACTTGATTGGCTATAAAACTGCTTTAGAAAATGTGGCACTGCCACTCTACTATCAAAATATTCCCAGAAAAGAAAGAAACCATAGAGCCATGGAATATCTGGAGAAAGTTGGACTTGCAGATTGGGCAACGCATCTACCCAATGAAATGTCGGGTGGACAAAAACAAAGAGTTGCCATCGCCAGGGCTTTAATTACTGATCCGAAAGTAATTCTAGCCGATGAACCGACTGGAGCACTTGATTCTAAAACAACTTATGATATCATGAAACTGCTTCAAGAAATTAATCGCGAGGGAAAAACCATTATTGTTGTAACCCACGAACCTGATGTTGCGGCAGAAACAAAAAGAAACGTCATTCTAAAAGATGGTGTTATCGAAAGTGATGAGTTTATTACTCAAAGAGTTTTGCAATAG